CATGTCTTGCTTCAGAGCCTGATAGCtgacctccctgcctccagcaccATCTTCCTTTAGTCCACCCTTCGCCCTGCTGTCAGCAGGATCTTTGTAAAGGGCAAATCTGGGTATGTCACCCCTCACTCCTTCAAATGTTTCCCTATGCCTTTAGGATAAATCCACATTCTTAGCATAAGAGTCAGGAGCCCTTTTGCTcctgctcctctctgcctcttggatcTAGTTTGCCTTCTTTCTCCTCATTCCCTTCTCAGCCTGagacttttccttctcttcttggtTGGAGCCTGTTTACCCTTAAGCTCGGGGGTCGTCTGGGGCTGCGCTCCTGTCTCGGCCATTTCCCCACAGTGCCTTTCACTGTGGCACTTGTCAAGATAAGAACTAAATCTTCTCTCTGAATGCCCGGTGCGTGGTTCAGTGCCTAGCCCGTGGTGGCAAAAtgttcatagaatgaatttatgGTACCTGCAGCTCCAGGCTCTCAGTGTTCGGTTTCCTGATGAGAAAGGAGGCACTCTCGTCCCAGACAGGGGCCGAAGTTTGGGCAATCATCTGGTGGAGATGAGGGGTTATGGTCAGTGCTTGGAACGCTCTCCTCTGCGGCTCTCATCCCTCCCAGATAGCCCCGCGCCATTTCCTAATACCTTCGTCTTATGAGAAGTATCTCCGACGGTGAGAGTAGCGTAAGGGCTGGGAGGCTTGGTCCCTTTtcggagctagagagtattgcgttgaatattttttttttttaaagattttatttatttatttgacagagaaagagcacaagtaggcagagaggcaggcagagggagagggagaagcaggctccccgctgagcagggagcccgacgcggggcttgatcccaggaccctgggatcatgacctgagccgaaggcagccgcttaaccgactgagccacccaggcgcccctatcgcATTGAATACTAAATACGGTCTTACACGGTGAGGCCGATCTCCCACTTCCCTCACAGATCACATCCCAGGCCAGCGAGCAGGTCCCCGTGGTTACTTGACAGCCACCACCCTCCTGGCCTTGAAGAGACCATTCTTCCCACCCCAGCACCACCCTGGGAAAGAGGAATTTGGAATTTACTACTCCAGATGGCCCAGGAGCATCCAAACCTGAGGGAGGCGGAGGAAGGGCCGGGGCTATGGGGCGCGGGGAGCGGGTCTCACCGGCAGCTCGTCCGCCCGCTCCAGATACACCGACAGCAGGGCCGCCGCCAGCTCCGCGCTCTTCTGCGTCTGGATCAGACTGTTCACCTGCAGCACCTGCGGGAGGACACAGCAGGCTTGCGGAGCCGAGCTGGACACGCCGGCGCCCGCCGTGACCCAGCCGGAGCCCCTTCCCTACCTCCTCTAACTCGGCAGCCGTGGGCCGGGGCGTCAGACGCTCCAGACGCAAGTGCAGGCGGCCAGATGGCACGTCCTCCAGGGTCAGCCACTGCGGACGCAGGCGGGCTTAAGACTTCGGGGGGTGGGGACCGAGGGGCTAGGGGACTGAGACGTGGGTCACGGTCAGGAGGGGTCACGAAGGCCTTGCTCACCTCATCGAGGAAGCCGGTGTTGAGGACTGCGGTGAGACTCACTTTGCACctgtggaggagagaaagagaacaagaggccagtGGTCAGAGCCAAGCCTCCATCTCCCCAGAGCCAGATTCCCGTGGCCTGCGGAGGCCTCGCCTGCCTTCCCCTCCGGACCCTCACCCTCTCACCTGCCCAGAAAGTCATCCTTGTCCAGGTCCTTGTCAAAAACCTCAATGTCTAGCTCTTGGCCTGGGATTGATGTGACAATCACCTAGTGGGAGAAAACAGTGCAAAGACGGgttgtgtctttttcttcttcaaatgacTAGGAACCTTGCCCTCAACCACCCGAACCCCAGAGGGCTTTCGGACCACTCAGAGCTAGAGGGGAGAAGAAGGGACTCGGAGGAGTCCTGGCTGCTCAGTTCTGACCTCAAAAACCTCATTCCAGCGGGGATTGAGATCTTCCCGAACAACACGGCTCCGGAAGCTTCGTCCTGCCAGCTTTAGTTTGACATAGGGGTCTGACTTGCCCTTCACCAGTCCCCCCAAGAAACGGTCTTTGGCAATCAGGTCCTGGGCCTCTAATACATGGATCCGAAGCACATTCTGCAAAAGGGACAGATAGAGGTACCAGATGGCAGTCAGAGAGAAACCTGTCAAAACCAGCCCTGAACCAGGCTTTGCACACCTAGGCAACAGACCCTAGCTAGTCCTTTCCAGATCTAGACTCACCTCTGTCCCAAAGTGACTATCAGGAGTAGTGTGAGAAGGTCGAGGTGGGACATCCACGCTGCTGCCTGTCTGGGGGCTCTCGCTGTCCAGGTCCCAAGCCCCAGGAGTTCCAGGCACAGTGGGAAAGTACACTTCTGATGAATCCAAGTACAAGATCTGGGGAGGGTGGTGTACTTGTCCAATCGAAGAAGCACAGCGAGCCATCAGCAGGCAAGggatgtgggggttgggggcagagcagaggctCGGAAAACGGGTCCCTGCCTTGGCTGGGCTCATCTCTAGAGGGTTCCTTCCACACTCATGCTACTCATACaccattttttccccagtttggtcaacaaacatttttttgtgtgCCTGCTAGGTGCTTCCACATACACTAGCTCGTTAGGTCTTAGAGGATTCCTCTTCTTTACTCTTAGTACCAAGGAATCTACAAGGCCCCTCACCACCCTCAGCGCTTCCTCTGTCTCCGTACCCTCATAACCAGTTTCATGTAGAGCCTGGAGTTTGGGCCAGAGCTGCTGAGCTGGAACCACTGGTCCAAGGTGAGTTCAGGGGCAGTCAACAGGCGAGCCAGCGGCAGCGTCAGTGCCCCTAACGTCAGAGCCCTGGAGTCATCCTTCACCTAGAGgcacaggaagaggaggaagaggggatgTGGTGAAGTAGGAAAACAGAGACATAATCATTTCAATGAAGCATCACTGACcataaaatcacttttattttttatttatttttaaagattttatttatttgacagagagagacacagcgagagagggaacacaagcagggggagtgggagagggagaagcaggcctcccactgagcagggagcccgatccggggcttgatcccaggaccctgggatcatgacctgagccgaaggcagacacttaacgactgagccatccaggtgcccaaaatcactcattttaagtatacaactcTCAGGTATGAAGAATGATTCtagggacgcccgggtggctcagtcgattaagcatttgcctttggctcaggtcatgattccaggatcctgggatcgagtcccacatcaggctccttgctcaatggggagcctgcttctccctctgcctgccgctcccccctgcttgtgtggtCTCTcctcggacaaataaataaaatctttaaaaaaaaaaattactctggggcgcctgggtggctcagtcacttaagcatctgccttcggctcaggtcatgatcccagggtcctgggatggagccttgcatcaggccccccgctcagcagggagtctgcttcttcctctgcccatcccctctgcttgtgcacacgtactttctctcaaaaataaattaatttaaaaaaatgattctaaaagtttaggggtacctgggtggctcagtcagttaagcgtctgccttcggctcaggtcatgatctccaggtcctgggatcgagtcccacgtcaggctccctgctcagtggggagtctgcttctccctctccctctgcccctcccctccactcatgcgctctcaaataaataaaatatttaaaaaagaagtttgttAAGCAATATCTCTACCCAGCATAGGGCTCGAATTCAtatccccaagatcaagagttgcatgctcttctaactgagccagccaggtgcccctataaagaATGAttctagaggggtgcctgggtggctcagctggttgactgactcttggttttggctcatatcatgatctcacggtcctgggatcgagccccgcatcaggctctgcactcactggggagtctgcttgagattctctctctccctctgtcctccagccCATTCGCACATGcgctctccaaaataaaaaaaatattaaaaaaaataacgaTTCTAGAGAGACCGTTGGGGAAGAGTGGGGAGCATGAAGGAGATGGAGAGTCTAGGTAGATGGACTGGAATATGAtcaaagggaagagggagggacgTGGTACAGACCTGGGAAGGCAGAAGAGGGTATTCAGGAGGGGCTCAGGAGGTGATTATCTCACCTGCACATCAAGCTCCTGGCTTCGAGGATCTTGTAAGAAGAACCGGAAAGCCTCCTCCCACACTGGGCCGTTGGTGCAGTAGACAGCCTGGAGGTGCACAGGGTGGGATCAAGGGTACGTACTGCAGTACCATTCCTGTTTTTCCAGAAAATCTTTGCCTTTACAGGCAGCCCAAAGGGGAGACTTCATCCCAAGGACAGTCCTCCCACCCagatgtgtgtgcgtgcgcgcgcgcacacacaatCTCCCACAATGCTGTCCTAGCCCTCACCTTGCTCTCCTGGGTCATATCCTGAATTGACAGTTGTACCATGGGGTTGGGTTCCTTGTTCCCCTTCTTCAGCTGTGGGGGTAGAATTCAGAAGTCACCATCTtgggtgtttttggttttgtctcGGTGAAGGAAGGTGGGCTCTCAGAATCTTTTCCCTGAGGTGGCTCTGATCCCCTCCTTGGAACCCTTGTGTTACATGCCGCTGCTTCTGAAgccgagtgggggaggggcaagagcgGGTATGGGAATGCTGCATCCAGAGCTTCCTGTTCAGCCGCCCTCAGAAGCCACACTCACAGGAAGATCCTGGGCCCGATCCAGATAGACAACTAAGATGGCGGCTGATGGGGGCTCTGGGCGGGAGGAGATTCCTCGATTCCACTGCAGAACCTGGAGGGAAGGTGGCGGTGGGAGTAGTCAGACCCTTGCCCTCTAGTCCTCGATATTTCCAGCTTCCTATTTCCCACGTTGGTTACCTGCTCCAGTTTTTCTGCATTTGGTAAAAGTGACAGCCATTCTAGCTTTAAGTGAACTTGGCCTTGCCCACCTTGCAGAGGAAACCACTGGCggaagaggcagaagaaagtGAGGTATAACAGAGATCAGATACTCACACAACCTCTTCCCCACCAATGTAGCAAGACGTCAGCCCAGTGGGTGAGACCccgctccctcttcctcttctctaacTTACATCATCCAGTACCGCAGCCTGCAACACCTTCCCCACGTCCAGCTtcatcctggggggggggggtagtgagTAGGGAAAAAGGGGAGACTTGTAACTAGGAGCGTGTCATGGGTCCTCCATTCACCCACCTAGAAATAAGTGGCCAATCTCAGACTCCCTTATACTCAGCAGAtactctgtgtgcgtgtgtgcgcacgtgcgtgtgtgtgtacacgggCACGCATGGTGGAGGCGAGGGGTGGAGAGGGCGGGAAGGAAAATGATACACAATTCTCAGGTCTGGAAAAGGACCGTAATTACCTCTGTGACCCTGGTAGCACTGAGGCTTTAGAATCCTAACACAGGCAGAGTCTCACCTGCCCAGAAAGTCATCTTTGTCTGGATCCTTGTCAAACACCTCCACCTCGATCTCCTGCCCTGGGACCTCATGCACCATCACCTGAAGGACACACAGGGACAAGGGTCTCATGGGCTACATTATGAGGATCACCCAGTCAGCATCTTCTCTCACGGCTGGTCCCCAGGGCCTCCCCCATTTGACAGTCCCACTCCTCAGCTATCCCACCTCGTAAGTCTCTCCCCACTGGGGGTTGAGGTCCTCATCAATGACTCGACTGCAGAATGCCTGGGTGCCCACTCGCACAAGTGCATATGGGTCTGACTTGCCCTCAATCAGGCCCTTCACGTATTTGTCCTTGGAGCCCAGGCCTCGGGCAGCCAGCAGGTGAATCCGAATAATGCCCTGTGCAGAGGAATCAGATCATGAGAAACTAAGGACCCAGAAGAGGTTCCTGAGAGGAGGACTTATTGGATGGGGGAGAGGCCATACCCTGGGAAGAGGGGAACGCAACTGGGCCACATCATGAAGGTCAGGCACAAGGGGCACCAATAATCGGTTGGGCAACACCAGGAAGGTGGCAATGGAGTCCATGATCATGGTGTCAGAGAGGGAGCTGAACGGGGGAGTAGAAAAGGAGGTGAGTGTGGCCCCAACTTCCAatatccccccaaccccagctccgTTTCCCACAACCAAGAGAGACCTAAAGCTAGAGGGACATCCTTTCTTGAGAATCCTTTTTTGCTACTCTTCTACCCGGATCCCCCACCTACTGCTCTGAACCTTCACTGCCGTCCCAGCTCTTCGTTTTCTGTTTACCCCATGGAGCAGCCTGCAGCCCTCTTCACTCTCTACCCAAACGTGTGCTCCCCCACAGGAGGAAAGTCACAGTATGGAACTTCTCAGGGGTATTTGTCATCTCTCCAGCTAGGATGATCAAGGCTCCTGGAGGGTACTGGCTGCATCGTTTACTGTTTTGTATCCCAAAAACCTGCAGCCCAGGGCTGGAACatttaggtgctcaataaatccttGACACCTGAGTCCTGGGATATCCAGGAGGTTGGTCATCCCCGTCCAGTTGATATCTAGGGTCTGGAAGGAAAGAGCAGTGGGATCAGGACAGAGGACTTGGTGGCATGGTCACACCCATCCAACAGTTGCCAGACCCCTCAGCCCTTTCTCCCCCAAGCCCCAGAGCTGGCCACCGTCTCCCTCCCAATCCTGTTTTCCCTGCTTCCCCATTCCCCTCAATGTTTTCCCTTACCGGGCGTCGGATGAAGAACATCGACACAGCCCCCACGATAGGAAGGTCCCCCATGAGTGGCTCAAGAATCACCCGTAAGACACCATGTAGCTGGGGCAAGAGAAGAACATAGCATTTCTCCACAAAACGCCGCCTTTCTGCCCCAAACTTCCCCAGCCTTGGTTTTTCCAACCTCCCACTTCCCCACATCTGATGAAATTTAGGGCAAAGGCTTCCTATTATGGGGGCCCCTGACATCTGCCCCACCTGCATGCCTTTGATTCCTGCTTTGCAGAAATATTTCTTCACTTCCACATCAATTTGCACATCACCTACATAACTGGCGGTTGataagaaagagaacagagagttGGTACTGCGCTGAACTGAGGGGAGAGGGGATGAAGTGGTCAGAGTGACCAGGATCCTGTTGAATGGGAGGCTGGAAGAATGAGCGGTATTACCTGACGTTCAAATCCAACAGGATCTGCTCTTTGCTCCGACCAGGGTGAACCTTGACGCCTACGATACGAAATGGCTGTGGAGAGATAAAttcttaagagagagaaaagggaaagggggGAGTATCTCAGCCCCTTCTGGGCCACCCACCTTCCCTGCCCTGTCTCCTTCCTCCCGTTACTTTCCTTCCTACGCACATACCTTTTCACCCAGTTCCACTCgtgtaaatgtaaatgtctgcAGATGGGTGTTAGAGCCTCGAACAGCCGGGGCCACAGTTTCAGCCAGAAGCTTCTCCATGTACTGCCCCAGAAAGGGCCACACCTGGGCCACAATCTGGAAGGAGAGGGAACCTGTCATAGGAGAGCCTAATCATCCCCCTAAAGACAAGTTCCTTCAGAATCCTGCCTACAGAGGGCACTGGGGCTAGACCTGAAGCATGACAGGGTCTGGCTAGAGAAACGAATCCCATTCCCCTctcatgaaaaacagaaaatcagtgcTCACCTTATTTAGCCACTCAGCCTTTTCCACATCTGGAAAgctgacctggaggcaaggaagggggagagagagatgagtaCAGCCTCCACCTGGGGTTTCCTACTAAGATGCTGGGTGGCACGcccacagaggaaaagagaagctgTGACAGGACCTCCTCACACCCagggtttggtggtggtggtggtggtgggtgctgGGATGTCCAGAGCATTCACTCCTCCACAGGGTTTGGGGGTGCCGCGGCCTGATGGGGGGCCCTGACAGGCTGTGGGCCACGCAAAGTTGCTTTGCGGACAGCTGGGGGATGTGAAATGATGACAGCTGCTGGagcagcgggggagggaggagaggccacATTCTTTCTGGAGGGGGAGGTCCTGACAAATCAGAGTTTAAGGAGGAAATCCTGGGATTGGAGAAGTCCTGGTCCCTTTTTGCAGCCTTCCCACCTCACCTCGGACTGGAGCTGCTTCTACACCAAGAAGGTGAAGAGGGAAGCAGCTCCTAGAGTTAGAGAGGGGCCAGAAGAGCTATTTAGGCCCTAGCCGtgttgtttttcttctacttcatcaGTGTGACTCCTTTTATGGGAAAGAAGGACACCTGTGCTTTgtgttggggaggaagagggacagccGCTTCAGGAAGGAGACTGCTTTCCATGATGCGGAGCAGGAGGAACAAAGACAGTTGCTGCCTGGGCTGCACGTCCCCTGGGACGaggtctcccccttccccctctccagTCCCGGGCCTGAGCAGCATGGCCCTATCTGCCTAGTGTCAACTTTGGTTCCTCTCCTCGGCCATTCTCCCCCCAGACTGGCGCCTCTGCTGGGAAGGGCAGGAAAGcggaggcggggaggggccggGTAACGGGCGCTGCCCCAGCAgggctggagagaaggcaggaggcgAGGGCGCGCAGACCTAGGGCCCGGGTGCCCGGACCCAGCCGGCGCGGCGCGCAGTCCGGAAAAGGGTGGGGCCGACCAGGGCCGTGGAGTGTGGGCAGCGGGCACTGCAGCAGCCGCACTACCCTGCCCCCCGCACCCCCGCCCTGCGTCCCGCAGGCGCCTCTGCTGCGCTGCGGCCCAACTGCCTGGGGCTGGAAGGCGAGGGCGGGGGGGTCGGTCGGGGGCGGCGGTTCTCCTGGGCAGTGCTCCTGGGCCTGGGTCCCGGCGGGTCCCCGGGGATAAGAGCGGGAAAAGGGAGAACCTTATGGCCTtatataggcaaaaaaaaaaaaaaaaaagtctcaaggaAGACTGGAGAGACGAGGGAAGCGCCTGAGCCGCAACGGGGATGTCCGGGAGCAGCAAGGCGCGAGCGGCACCAGAAGCGAGGAACGCTCAAGCAGCATGGCTAGGAGGGCGGGCCACGGCTGAGACCGGCTCCCCAGATGTTCTTACTGCTTGcccaggagcagaggaagaagtcCTGACTCTGTGGAAGGATCGGGATCTGGGCGTGCggaaaggaggggggaggaggaagagtggcTACTCGGTCCCAAGAGTGGCGCGTCCCAGCAGGCAGGCGGCTAGCGGGGCGAGAGGGGAGTCTCCCTCCCGTGGTCCCAGGATGGGGAGCTGCCTTTAGGGACAGGAGGGAGACCCCTAGAACCGGGGGACTAGGAGGGGGACTATGCAGCACTGAGGGTGCTCGCTCACCCAGGCAGGTAGCTCTCGATGGCTCATATAAAGTGTTTTCGCCGTGAGCCGCTCCTCGTCGTCCAGCAGCTGCCGCGCTGCTCGAAGGCTCCGTTCTTTCTCATCGCGGACCCGGCGCCAGCCCAGGTAGAGGGCGAGACCGAAGAGCACGAAACCCACGCTGAGTCCCACTGCGCCGGCCAGGTACACCGGCACCAGCACCAGCAGCCGCCGCCCGAACGAAGTCAGCAGCGCCAGGGCCTCGCCCGCCGCGCCTGGGCCGGCAGGTTGGTTCCCAGAACTCAGGTCCGGCTTTGTGTGAGCGGCGGGGGGCTGGTCAGGGGGTTCGGAGGGAGCAGAGGGCTGGTCCACGAGGCTGGGACCGGAGCCGTCTCCAGGAGAGCGCTCCATGGTGCCGCCTCTGGGAGGACCCGCCCGACCCAGAGACCAGCTGGAGGTTGCTTCGTCTAGCGCCCAGCGGCCCCCTGCAAACACTAAACCGCACACTGCGGGAAGGGACCCTAAGCCACGCCCCCTCGATCTGACGGCTCGGGTTGGCCGGCGCTGCACAAACCAAGGTGGAGTCAAAAGATAGAAACCCTGCCCCTCTTCCGCCGGGAGCCGGTAAGGTTCGGCAGAGGGAGGACCTCCTTGATTAGACCGGCGTGCCAAGATGGGCGGTCTGGGACGGcgggaaagggaggaaagaggctACAGAGCGGCACTTGATTggtcagaaagagaaggaggcgTGGCGTACCGTTTAAAGAGAGGCGGACCAGGCGCTCCCCCACGTGGGATTGGAGTGCCTGCGGTATGACGTCATGCGGAGCCGCACCGCCAATTACTCTGTTTTACAGGGACTTGGGGTTGCCAAGTTGAGGGGTTGTGGAGGATCAGAATTTACTTCCACTCCATTCGGACGGTTTGGGAAGATTTGTCTGGGATTCCTACATGTTCGTTTGTCAGTTTTCCCTAGTCTTCATACTCTAGGTACATTACTTATCCTTCGGTGTTTCCCTGGCtgtccttaaaaaagaaaaggaaaacacccCATTTGGAATGAAAATGTTCGATGACCGACCCTGGCTATCCTGTCCCCTCCTGTACTTTGTGCAGTGCAACGATAGCCGctagaaaaaactggaaaatacgAGAATTACAGAGTTGAGATTACCCAGCCttcaggaaagagagggagagagagaacggcGTGACTAGGAAgtgaggctttatttttttaagaaatctccaAGATTTAGTTATTTCTATCATAGAGAACAAGTTAAATTGGCTCccaaaaggtggggggaggggagaggcctcAGCTGCAGCGGATTTGATTACATTTTCCAAGAATTTCCTGACCCTGTGGAACTGCTAGGACACTAAAATGAGAAATCAAGAGTAATGAGACAATTCTGTTTCTTATTTGCCTGAGTTGGAAGGAAAGTTCGGAATACAGTCAGACCTAAACTAGTGCAATTCCATGTTGTACTGTGTAAGTTTAGGAAGGGAGAAGTGCAGGGTATATTGCTGACCACTGTTACTAGTTAACTGCACTTAGGAGTGTTGTCCAGGGACTTAGAAACTAAACTGGAAGCCCAGGAGGGAAGAGTTGGTTATAAAATGATTATCTTTTAATGCAGTATATGTGGGGCTTGTGTTATTGTTTGGTGCAGCAGGGGAG
The sequence above is drawn from the Neomonachus schauinslandi chromosome 5, ASM220157v2, whole genome shotgun sequence genome and encodes:
- the ESYT1 gene encoding extended synaptotagmin-1, whose protein sequence is MERSPGDGSGPSLVDQPSAPSEPPDQPPAAHTKPDLSSGNQPAGPGAAGEALALLTSFGRRLLVLVPVYLAGAVGLSVGFVLFGLALYLGWRRVRDEKERSLRAARQLLDDEERLTAKTLYMSHRELPAWVSFPDVEKAEWLNKIVAQVWPFLGQYMEKLLAETVAPAVRGSNTHLQTFTFTRVELGEKPFRIVGVKVHPGRSKEQILLDLNVSYVGDVQIDVEVKKYFCKAGIKGMQLHGVLRVILEPLMGDLPIVGAVSMFFIRRPTLDINWTGMTNLLDIPGLSSLSDTMIMDSIATFLVLPNRLLVPLVPDLHDVAQLRSPLPRGIIRIHLLAARGLGSKDKYVKGLIEGKSDPYALVRVGTQAFCSRVIDEDLNPQWGETYEVMVHEVPGQEIEVEVFDKDPDKDDFLGRMKLDVGKVLQAAVLDDWFPLQGGQGQVHLKLEWLSLLPNAEKLEQVLQWNRGISSRPEPPSAAILVVYLDRAQDLPLKKGNKEPNPMVQLSIQDMTQESKAVYCTNGPVWEEAFRFFLQDPRSQELDVQVKDDSRALTLGALTLPLARLLTAPELTLDQWFQLSSSGPNSRLYMKLVMRILYLDSSEVYFPTVPGTPGAWDLDSESPQTGSSVDVPPRPSHTTPDSHFGTENVLRIHVLEAQDLIAKDRFLGGLVKGKSDPYVKLKLAGRSFRSRVVREDLNPRWNEVFEVIVTSIPGQELDIEVFDKDLDKDDFLGRCKVSLTAVLNTGFLDEWLTLEDVPSGRLHLRLERLTPRPTAAELEEVLQVNSLIQTQKSAELAAALLSVYLERADELPLRKGTKPPSPYATLTVGDTSHKTKMIAQTSAPVWDESASFLIRKPNTESLELQVRGEGMGTLGSFSLPLSELLAADQLCLDRWFTLNSGQGQVLLRAQLGILVSQHSGVEAHSRSRSSLSEDPELGGGLPPSASSAPGLRQRLPHGDSALEAPAGPLGQVRLTVWYYSEERKLVSIVHSCRALRQNGREPPDPYVSLLLLPDKNRGTKRKTSQKKRTLSPEFNERFEWELLLDEALKRKLDVSVKSNSSFMSRERELLGKVQLDLAELDLSQGAAQWYDLVDDKDKGSS